One genomic segment of Vibrio quintilis includes these proteins:
- a CDS encoding CvpA family protein, with translation MNWLDIVILSVIGLSAFISLIRGFTKEALSLVTWLGAFFVASHYYQKLAVYFTSIQDEMIRSGAAIAALFVATLIVGAVVNYVVAQLVQKTGLSGTDRVLGVVFGGFRGVLIVAAVLFFMDAFTAFPSAEWWKNSQLVPQFSWIIVQFFEHLQTSSSFLSGTA, from the coding sequence ATGAACTGGTTAGATATTGTCATTTTAAGTGTGATTGGCCTGTCGGCTTTCATTAGTTTAATCCGGGGATTTACTAAGGAAGCTTTATCGCTGGTGACCTGGTTAGGCGCTTTTTTCGTAGCAAGTCATTATTATCAGAAATTAGCTGTTTATTTTACCAGTATCCAGGATGAGATGATTCGCAGTGGTGCCGCAATTGCTGCGTTGTTTGTTGCAACGTTAATTGTCGGTGCAGTTGTGAATTATGTTGTTGCACAACTCGTACAGAAAACAGGCCTTTCCGGTACTGATCGTGTCCTCGGCGTCGTATTTGGCGGCTTCCGTGGTGTGTTGATTGTTGCCGCAGTATTGTTTTTTATGGATGCGTTTACCGCATTCCCTAGCGCTGAGTGGTGGAAAAATTCACAGTTAGTTCCGCAGTTTAGCTGGATTATCGTGCAATTTTTTGAGCACTTGCAGACATCATCAAGTTTTCTTTCCGGCACAGCTTAG
- a CDS encoding SPOR domain-containing protein codes for MASRFQSRLVGTIILVALGVIILPDILDGHKTRYKEDIASIPLKPEVGEDSGQYEILSPEPSNAELPESPVEIKETVAEAEEPVAEVTDVVKTTPKEVPEVNEYKDSGWIIQLMALKNSENAKKLVADLQKRGYLAHTKSEHGYTRVIIGPDVSKEKLEQQIIELQKITGSKGQLLKFKPLNP; via the coding sequence ATGGCAAGTCGGTTTCAAAGTCGTCTGGTCGGAACAATCATTCTGGTTGCTTTGGGCGTAATTATTCTTCCGGATATTTTAGACGGGCATAAAACACGTTATAAAGAAGATATTGCAAGTATTCCGCTTAAACCGGAAGTAGGTGAAGATTCCGGGCAATATGAAATATTATCTCCCGAACCAAGTAACGCTGAGCTTCCTGAGTCTCCGGTTGAAATAAAAGAAACAGTGGCTGAAGCTGAGGAGCCTGTGGCTGAAGTCACTGATGTTGTCAAGACTACACCCAAAGAAGTTCCGGAAGTGAATGAATATAAGGATAGCGGGTGGATTATTCAGCTGATGGCTCTGAAGAACAGCGAGAATGCGAAGAAACTGGTTGCTGATCTGCAAAAACGCGGCTACCTCGCTCACACAAAGTCCGAACATGGATATACCCGGGTAATCATTGGCCCTGATGTCTCGAAAGAAAAACTGGAGCAACAGATCATTGAGTTACAAAAAATAACGGGATCCAAAGGTCAATTGCTTAAATTTAAGCCACTAAATCCGTAA
- the folC gene encoding bifunctional tetrahydrofolate synthase/dihydrofolate synthase, which yields MNQNSVPQATSSLAVWLDYLSGIHSSSIDLGLERVQVVAGRAGLFKPAPLVITVAGTNGKGSTCALIESILLEAGYDVGVYSSPHLIRYTERVRINGEELSAERYCYAFDLIEKQRQDVSLSFFEFGTLAALVLLKEAGLDVVILEVGLGGRLDATNVVDHDISVVTSLAIDHIDWLGDDLEKIGYEKSGIFRPGRPAICGQYLPPASVAGYADEIGAKLYQAGIQYDHDVTDDVWCWKNGAFELDQLPIPGLPLPNAATALMALQCSGLEITDVQVVEGLKKAALPGRMQVIHHSPLVMLDVAHNPHSAAYLAEQISRNYPDRNIHIVIGMLHDKDIAETVSAFIPVAGDWYPASLEGPRAASAVEIRQYIPESSACQTYSSPTEAFKAAMTHVSQDDVILVVGSFFTVGEVLDYWQKREES from the coding sequence ATGAATCAAAATTCTGTCCCACAAGCCACATCTTCGCTAGCGGTGTGGCTTGATTATTTATCTGGTATCCATTCTTCTTCAATTGATCTGGGCCTGGAACGCGTACAGGTTGTCGCCGGTCGTGCCGGTTTATTCAAGCCCGCTCCCTTAGTCATTACTGTTGCCGGTACAAATGGCAAAGGTTCTACATGTGCTTTGATCGAATCAATCCTTCTTGAAGCCGGTTACGACGTGGGTGTTTATAGCTCCCCACATCTGATTCGTTATACCGAACGGGTGAGAATCAATGGCGAAGAGTTATCTGCGGAAAGGTATTGTTATGCGTTTGACCTGATAGAAAAGCAGCGACAGGATGTGAGCTTAAGTTTTTTTGAGTTCGGCACCCTGGCTGCTTTGGTATTATTAAAAGAAGCCGGTCTGGATGTTGTCATTCTGGAAGTCGGTCTGGGCGGTCGCCTGGATGCAACCAATGTTGTCGATCATGATATTTCTGTAGTGACCAGCCTTGCCATTGATCATATCGATTGGCTTGGTGATGATCTTGAGAAAATCGGTTATGAGAAATCCGGTATTTTCCGGCCCGGAAGACCGGCAATTTGCGGTCAGTATCTGCCCCCGGCAAGTGTTGCAGGATATGCAGATGAAATCGGTGCAAAATTGTATCAGGCAGGTATTCAGTATGATCATGATGTTACTGATGATGTCTGGTGCTGGAAGAATGGCGCATTTGAGTTAGATCAGCTGCCTATACCTGGTTTACCTTTGCCGAATGCCGCAACTGCGCTGATGGCATTGCAATGCTCGGGGCTGGAAATTACCGATGTACAGGTTGTTGAAGGATTGAAAAAAGCAGCTTTACCCGGAAGAATGCAGGTCATACATCATTCTCCGTTGGTGATGCTGGATGTGGCTCATAACCCGCATTCTGCGGCTTATCTTGCGGAACAGATATCCCGGAACTATCCGGACCGGAATATTCATATCGTGATCGGTATGCTGCATGATAAAGATATTGCGGAAACCGTATCTGCATTCATTCCTGTTGCCGGTGATTGGTATCCGGCTTCACTGGAAGGGCCAAGAGCTGCATCAGCTGTTGAAATCAGGCAATATATACCGGAATCTTCTGCCTGCCAGACTTATTCATCGCCTACAGAAGCTTTTAAAGCTGCAATGACACATGTTTCTCAGGATGATGTCATACTTGTGGTTGGATCGTTTTTTACGGTTGGCGAGGTTTTGGATTATTGGCAAAAACGGGAGGAGTCGTAG
- the accD gene encoding acetyl-CoA carboxylase, carboxyltransferase subunit beta produces the protein MSWLEKILEKSNIVSSRKASIPEGVWTKCTSCEQVLYYAELERNLEVCPKCNHHMRMKARRRIETFLDEENRVEIADDLEPQDKLKFKDSKRYKERLASAQKNSGEKDALVVMKGELLGMPLVACAFEFSFMGGSMGSVVGARFVKAVEAAIENQCGLVCFSASGGARMQEALMSLMQMAKTSAALERLSQKGLPFISVMTDPTMGGVSASLAMLGDINIGEPKALIGFAGRRVIEQTVREDLPEGFQRSEFLLEHGAIDMIVDRREMRDRIAGLIAKMTNAPAQQKDESVPEEPAYSVPEAENEE, from the coding sequence ATGAGTTGGCTCGAAAAGATTTTAGAAAAAAGTAACATTGTAAGCTCACGTAAAGCGTCTATTCCGGAAGGTGTCTGGACGAAGTGTACCTCGTGTGAACAGGTTCTTTATTACGCAGAGTTAGAACGGAATTTAGAAGTTTGTCCAAAATGTAATCATCATATGAGGATGAAGGCCCGGCGTCGTATTGAAACGTTTTTGGATGAAGAAAACCGGGTTGAAATTGCCGATGATTTAGAGCCTCAGGATAAGTTGAAGTTTAAAGACTCCAAACGTTATAAAGAGCGTCTCGCATCAGCACAAAAGAACAGCGGTGAAAAAGATGCACTGGTTGTGATGAAAGGTGAATTGCTTGGAATGCCTTTGGTTGCATGTGCGTTTGAGTTTTCTTTCATGGGTGGTTCGATGGGGTCAGTTGTTGGCGCCCGGTTTGTCAAAGCTGTTGAAGCTGCGATTGAAAATCAATGTGGTCTGGTTTGTTTTTCTGCAAGTGGCGGTGCCCGAATGCAGGAAGCATTAATGTCATTGATGCAGATGGCAAAAACAAGTGCCGCTTTAGAACGTTTATCTCAGAAAGGATTGCCGTTTATTTCAGTCATGACGGATCCAACAATGGGCGGTGTTTCAGCAAGTCTGGCAATGCTTGGGGATATTAATATTGGTGAACCCAAAGCCTTAATTGGTTTTGCCGGCCGCCGGGTTATTGAGCAGACTGTTCGTGAAGACCTGCCTGAAGGCTTTCAGCGTAGTGAGTTTTTGCTGGAACATGGTGCCATCGATATGATTGTTGATCGTCGTGAGATGCGTGACCGAATTGCAGGACTGATTGCTAAAATGACAAATGCGCCTGCTCAGCAGAAAGATGAATCTGTGCCTGAAGAACCAGCTTATTCAGTCCCTGAAGCCGAAAACGAAGAGTAA
- the truA gene encoding tRNA pseudouridine(38-40) synthase TruA yields the protein MRIALGIEYDGAHYFGWQRQREVQSIQEKLEQALSQVANHPVEVQCAGRTDAGVHGTGQVVHFDTDSKRKSAAWTMGVNANLPRDIAVSWAAEVSDDFHARFSATARRYRYIIYNHHLRPGILASGVSHYHGELCTEKMHLAGQYLLGENNFTSFRAAQCQSRSPWRNVMHLSVSRHQRYVVIDIKANAFVHHMVRNIAGSLITVGKGEREPEWIQWLLQAEDRKLASATAKPDGLYLVEVDYPDEYHLPQQPVGPLFLSDELQ from the coding sequence ATGAGAATCGCTTTAGGTATCGAGTATGACGGGGCTCATTATTTTGGCTGGCAGCGACAACGGGAAGTGCAGAGCATTCAGGAAAAGCTGGAGCAGGCACTTTCTCAGGTTGCCAATCATCCGGTTGAAGTTCAATGTGCCGGCCGAACAGATGCCGGTGTTCACGGAACGGGGCAGGTTGTTCATTTTGACACGGATTCAAAGCGTAAGTCAGCTGCATGGACGATGGGAGTAAATGCGAATTTACCCAGGGATATTGCTGTGTCCTGGGCGGCTGAAGTTTCAGATGATTTTCATGCAAGGTTTTCTGCAACAGCAAGGCGTTATCGCTACATTATATATAACCATCATTTGCGACCGGGAATACTTGCCTCAGGCGTCAGTCATTATCACGGTGAACTTTGTACTGAGAAGATGCACCTTGCGGGACAATATCTGCTGGGTGAAAATAATTTTACATCTTTCCGGGCTGCACAGTGTCAGTCAAGAAGTCCGTGGCGAAATGTGATGCATCTGAGTGTCAGCCGTCACCAACGGTATGTTGTGATTGATATTAAAGCTAATGCTTTTGTTCATCATATGGTTAGAAATATTGCCGGTAGTTTAATTACTGTTGGGAAAGGTGAGCGGGAACCTGAGTGGATTCAGTGGTTGCTACAGGCTGAAGACCGGAAACTTGCTTCTGCAACAGCAAAGCCTGACGGATTGTACTTAGTTGAAGTTGATTATCCGGATGAGTATCATTTGCCTCAACAGCCTGTCGGGCCGTTGTTTTTATCTGATGAATTACAATAG